A region of Mauremys mutica isolate MM-2020 ecotype Southern chromosome 2, ASM2049712v1, whole genome shotgun sequence DNA encodes the following proteins:
- the LOC123362942 gene encoding zinc finger protein 3-like: TGERLFDCSECGKTFTCSSAISVHQRIHTGERPYECRECEKSFTCSSAFSVHQRIHTGERPYECHECGKSFITSSDLSKHQIIHTGKRPYECHECGKSFSSSSSLSKHHKIHTGERPYKCSECGKTFNHSSHLLTHLRIHIGMRPNGSSECGKTLSCH, encoded by the coding sequence acaggggagaggctctttgattgcagtgagtgtgggaaaaccttcacttgcagctcagccatttctgttcatcagagaatccacacaggggagaggccgtatgaatgccgtgagtgtgagAAAAGCTTCACTTGCAGCTCAGccttttctgttcatcagagaatccacacaggggagaggccctatgaatgtcatgagtgtgggaaaagctttattaccagctcagacctttctaaacatcagataatccacacagggaagaggccctatgaatgtcatgagtgtgggaaaagcttctctagcagctcaagcctttctaaacatcacaaaatccacacCGGTGAGAGACcttataaatgcagtgagtgtgggaaaaccttcaatcacagCTCACACCTTCTTACCCATCTCAGAATCCACATAGGTATGCGACCCAATggaagcagtgagtgtgggaaaaccttgtcTTGCCACTGA